In Chloroflexota bacterium, a genomic segment contains:
- the folD gene encoding bifunctional methylenetetrahydrofolate dehydrogenase/methenyltetrahydrofolate cyclohydrolase FolD — protein MTAKIISGKEIAGNIREELKQEIAELKEKHNLVPGLATVLVGEDPASQSYVGGKEKVSIELGIHSERFDLPEKTSQDELMALVDRLNKDPKIHGILVQLPLPKHLNETEVLYAINPKKDVDGFHPVNVGKLMIGEPDYLPCTPHGIQQLLVRSGVQIEGAEVVVVGRSNIVGKPIANILLQKKPGANATVTICHTGTRDISFHTKRADILIVAAGRPKAVTADMVKEGVVVIDVGVNRIGKTAEGKAILVGDVDFEGVKEKASAITPVPGGVGPMTITMLMLNTVRAAKLAAGLA, from the coding sequence ATGACGGCAAAGATTATCAGCGGTAAGGAAATAGCCGGGAATATCCGGGAGGAATTAAAGCAGGAGATTGCCGAGCTCAAAGAAAAGCACAACCTGGTGCCGGGTCTGGCCACCGTGCTGGTCGGAGAGGACCCTGCGTCACAGTCTTACGTGGGAGGGAAGGAAAAAGTCTCAATCGAACTGGGCATCCACTCGGAACGATTTGACCTGCCCGAGAAGACCTCTCAGGATGAGCTTATGGCGCTCGTTGACAGACTGAACAAAGACCCGAAGATACACGGCATTCTGGTGCAATTACCTCTCCCCAAACACCTCAATGAAACGGAAGTGCTCTACGCCATCAACCCCAAAAAGGACGTGGATGGATTTCATCCGGTCAATGTGGGAAAATTAATGATAGGGGAGCCTGATTATTTACCCTGCACTCCGCACGGCATCCAGCAGCTTCTGGTCAGGTCTGGAGTGCAGATTGAAGGTGCCGAGGTTGTCGTCGTTGGCAGGAGCAACATCGTCGGCAAACCGATTGCCAATATTCTGCTACAGAAAAAACCGGGGGCCAATGCCACCGTCACCATCTGCCATACCGGCACCCGTGATATTTCCTTTCACACCAAGAGGGCTGATATACTGATAGTGGCCGCCGGCCGACCCAAAGCTGTTACCGCCGATATGGTCAAGGAGGGAGTGGTGGTGATTGATGTCGGCGTGAACCGGATCGGCAAGACGGCGGAGGGCAAGGCCATTCTGGTTGGCGACGTTGACTTTGAGGGCGTGAAGGAAAAGGCAAGCGCCATCACGCCGGTGCCGGGTGGCGTTGGGCCGATGACCATAACCATGCTGATGTTGAACACAGTGAGAGCGGCCAAGCTTGCCGCAGGTTTGGCTTAG